In Dehalococcoidia bacterium, the sequence GACCTCTACATCGGCGACGTCGGCCAGAACGCCGTCGAGGAAGTCAACGTTCAATCGGCGGTCAGTCCCGGCGGCGAGAATTACGGCTGGCGGGTCTGGGAAGGGTCGCGCTGCAACATCCCGCCCGCCGGCAGCAGCGCCTGCCCGCGCGACGGCTATGTCTTCCCTGTCGCCGAGTACGGGCACGATCGCGGCTACTCCGTGAACGGCGGCTACGTCTATCGGGGGAGCGAGTTCCCTGCCCTCTACGGTGTCTACATCTTCTCCGACCTCGGCGGCTGGATCTGGGCGGCTGCCCGCGAAGGCGGGACCTGGACCTATAACCGCGTCAAGTTCCTCAGCAACACCCAATTGTCGACGCACGGCGAGGATGACAACGCGAACCTGTACGTCGCCGACTACGGCCGCGGCATTCTCTACAAGATCGTCCAAGCGGGGGCGACGCCGGGGCCAACGGCGACAAGCGGCGTGCCGACGCTCCAGCCGACGTTCGGCGTCCCGACCCCGACCGGAACCGTCTTAGCTCCAGCAGCGAGGCCGACGCTGACGCCAGTCGGCACCGACCGCCGCTTCATCCCCGCCGCGCCTCGCGGCGCTGTCCCGTAGGCCGTGCTTGACGGCGGCGCGCCGCGCCGGTACCCTGCCGGCGCGAGGGAGAGAGGGTGACAGCGATCGAGAAGGGCTACGTCGACGCGCCGAGCGGCCAGGTGCACTACCGGGCAGCGGGCAGCGGCCCGGCGCTGCTCCTGCTCCACCAGACCGCTACCTCGGGCCGGATGTGGATGCCGGTCGTCGAACGTCTGGCCGACCGCTTTCGCTGCCTCGCGCTCGATACGCCCGGTTTCGGTCTCTCGGACGCGCCGCCGCGTCCCTACCTGATGGAGGACTACGCGGCAGCAGTCGCGGCCGCGCTGACCGCGCTCGGCGTCGCGCGCGCCCACGTCCTTGGGCATCACACCGGCGCGTCGATTGCGGCCCAACTCGCAGCCGACTTCCCCGAACGCGTCGATCGACTCATTCTGCACGCCTGCCCCGTGGGCAACGACGAGTTCCGCCGCGCCAAGCTGGCGGAGGCGACGCCGGTGCCGCTCGCTGACGACGGCAGCCACGTCGAGTGGGTGCGCGCCCGCATCCTCGGCTATTCGACGCCGCTGCCGCCCGAGGAGCTGCACTGGTTCATCCTCGAATACCTGACTGCCCTGCCGCGCTACCACGAAGCGCACGTCGCCGTCTGGACCCAGCGCGTCGAGGAGCTCGCGCCGCGCATCGCCGCACCGACCTTGCTGCTGACGGGCGACCGCGACCTGTTCGTCGAGCAGCAGGACGCGCTCGCGGCGCGCTTTCCGAACGCGCGCTCGGTCATCCTCCCCGGCGGGCGGCTGGTGATGCTGGAAGACCCCGACCGCTACGCCGCGCTCGTCGCCGGCTTTCTCAGCGAGAGCAGCTAGCGCGCCGGCTCGGCGGTGACGCGGAAGGCGGCCTCGTGCGTGGTGACGGGCGTCACGGCGCTGACGATCAGGACAGCGCGCGGAACAGCACCGCCGGCGGCGCGGATGGTCACCTCGCCGCGGTTGTGCGCATCCAGCGGCAGGTCTTCGACGGTCGTCTCGCTGCCGAAGCGGACCAACTGGACCTGAAACCGCTGGGGCGCCTCGCCCCGCAGGAGGACAAAGCCGTTCGCCTGCCAGTCGCGTTCGTCCTCGGCATCGTCTGACCACCCGATCTCGGGGATGCGCAGGTCGTCGATCGCGAACCCTTCGTGGTTGACGGCATCGTCGGTGATGACCTCAAAACGGAGGAGGATCTGCTTGCCGGCATAGGGCGTCAGGTCGACGCGCTCCTCCACCCATTCCGGCCGCTGCCCGCCGGACATGCCGGTCCACCCGGGCCCGAAGGCAAATCCCGAACCAGGGTTCGTCACGGCCGTCCGGCCGGGCAGGATGTCCCAGGTGCGGCCGCCGTCGGTCGAGACCATCACGTAGGCGAAATCCCAATCGCGCTCGAGGTCGTACCACGCCGCAAATTCGAGCGTCGCGCTGCGCGCGCCTCTCAGGTCGACGGCGCGGGTGAGCGTGGGGTTGATCGAATCGCCGCGGTTGCTCCACCAGAAGCTGCGCCCGCTCCGCGGTTCGGCGCTGACCAGCTTCACCGTCGTGCTGCCCTCAAAGCGGATCGTCGCGTCTCCCGGCAGCCGCAGCTCGACATATTGGGCGGCATATTGGCGCACGGTGGCGCGTTCGCTTCCGAACTGGCTGAGCGTCAGGCGCGGCGTCACCCCTTGGCGCAGCCCCTCGTAGCCGTAACGCGGGTGGCCGCGCAGGTTCAGGAGGTTGGCGACCGTCCACTCCTTGAACACCTCGTCGAAGGTTGGCCCGCCGCGCCGCGCCAGCCACGCCTCGACGCCGGCGATGCCTCGTTCCGGCTCGCGCACGAGGTCGGCGAGCGTGTCGCGGCCGAAGCGCTCGGCGAGGTAGCGCATGAAAAGATACGCGGCGCCGTAGTTCGGGGCCGCTGCTGACGGATTCGATGCCCAGCTGGTCAGCTGAGTATTCGGATTAGCGAGGAAGGCGTTGACGAAGCTTGCGCCCGTGCCGCAGAACTCGGCGGAGAGTTCGGCCAAGCCTTCGTTCACCCACGTCTCTTCCGCCGGGTCGTTCGCCCACTGCACCATGTGGAAGAACTCGTGGGCCATCGTGCCGAGGAACTGGGGCGAGCCGAGCCGAATTGCGCCGGCGTTCAGGTAGAACATCTCGCGCTCATTGCTGAAGGGATTGACGGCGGTTGGATATTGGTCGGCGCTGCTGTAATAGCCGGCGACCCCCGGGATATTGCCGATCAGGATGGTCAGGCGCGGGTCGTTGTCGACGCCGGGCGACCACTCCGAGCCGAACAGCCCGCGCACGCAGGGGGAGATCGTGGTTTCAAAGATCTCTGCCGAGCGCTGCAAGTCGGCCTCGCTGTAATGGAGGCCGTTCTGGAGGAAGAGGGCGAGGCGCGCTGTCGCGTGGCGGAGCGTCGCCGTCATCGGGAAGTGGCGCGCGGTCGAGATATCCATCACCCAGAAGGTCCGCTCGTCGCCGACCTGCTCCTGGGGGCGGTCGATTGTCCGCGGGATCGGCGTTCCTTTGGTGCGCAGCCGCTCGGCGATCGCATAGAGGTCGCGCGCGGGCGGCGTCGGGAGAGCGATCGTCGCCCGAGGCGGCGCGCTGGTCGGGAAGACAGCTGCGGTAGGGGTGGCGACTGCGCTGCGCGACAGCGGGCCCGCCGAGAGCGCCGCGCCTGCCGCCAGCCCAAGAACGACCAGCGCCGCGCCGATGAGGGCAGCGAGCCGGCGCGTCATGCTGCCGCTCGCGCCAAGGCGGCCAGCACCGCCGCTAGGCGTGGCAGCGCCGCCTCGCTGACCTGAACGACCTCGGCATGGGTGACCGCGTTTTGCTCGCTGGAAATGTTGGTGACGAGCGAGAGGACGCAGACGCGCAGGCCGAGCTGCCGGGCCGCGATCACCTCCGGCAGCGTGCTCATGCCGACGACATCGGCGCCGGCAAGGCGCAAGAAGCGGATTTCGGCCGGCGTCTCGTAGGAGGGGCCGGCGACCATGGCGTAGACGCCGGTGCGGGCGCGCAGGCCTGCCTCCCGCAGCGCAGCGAGCGCCGCCTCGATGAGCGCAGCGTCGTAGGCGTCGTGGAGCGAGACGAATCGCGGCCCAGCGCTGTCCACGAGCGGGGAGTGCCCGGCAAAGCCGGGGAAATTCAGATGGTCGCGCACGACGACGACATCACCGACGGCGAGGTCGTCGGCGAGGCCGCCGGCAGCATTGGTCAGGATGACGGCGCGCACCCCAGCGCGAGCAGCGGCGCGGATCGGCAGCGCGATCGCTGCGGCGCGATAGCCCTCGTAGAGGTGGGCCCGCCCTGCGAGAAGAAGAACCGGGAACCCGCTGAGGAGGCCAAGCGCCAAGGTCCCGGCGTGGCCGGCGACGGTCGGGACCGGGAAGCCGGGGAGGTCGGCGTAAGAGCAGCGCCGCGCGTTCTCCAGCAGGTCAAGAAGCGGGCTGAAGCCGGAACCGAGCTCAATGGCGACGGCCGGAATGGGGGAACCGAGGGCGCGGATCTTCGCCGCGGCTTGCTCGACGTGCTGCTCGTACTGGTCCGTCGTACTCCTCGCGCCGGCCGTCAATTCCGCAAATTCTATCGCCGGCCCCGATGCGCGCGCCAAGACGCAAGCGAGCACGCGGCACTTCTCGGCTACAATGGGGGCGACGCGGAGAGATGTGCCCTCGAGGAGGAACCATGGCGCTTCGACTCGCGCCGCATGAGCCCCAGCCGGTGACGATCACGAAGGAGAACATTTTCGAGACGCCGATCACGCCGTTCGAGACGTGGCTGTTCAGCCTTGCTCGCCAAGACCCGCAGCGCTACCGTCAGCTCGTCGAGGAGTGGGTCGAGACGCTGCCTGCTTACGATGGCCCGGCTGATGGGTCGGATGTACTGCCGCCGGGCGCGCCGCCGGTTGAGATCCCCGAGTATTGGAAGCGGCCGG encodes:
- a CDS encoding alpha/beta hydrolase yields the protein MTAIEKGYVDAPSGQVHYRAAGSGPALLLLHQTATSGRMWMPVVERLADRFRCLALDTPGFGLSDAPPRPYLMEDYAAAVAAALTALGVARAHVLGHHTGASIAAQLAADFPERVDRLILHACPVGNDEFRRAKLAEATPVPLADDGSHVEWVRARILGYSTPLPPEELHWFILEYLTALPRYHEAHVAVWTQRVEELAPRIAAPTLLLTGDRDLFVEQQDALAARFPNARSVILPGGRLVMLEDPDRYAALVAGFLSESS
- a CDS encoding immune inhibitor A, which produces MTRRLAALIGAALVVLGLAAGAALSAGPLSRSAVATPTAAVFPTSAPPRATIALPTPPARDLYAIAERLRTKGTPIPRTIDRPQEQVGDERTFWVMDISTARHFPMTATLRHATARLALFLQNGLHYSEADLQRSAEIFETTISPCVRGLFGSEWSPGVDNDPRLTILIGNIPGVAGYYSSADQYPTAVNPFSNEREMFYLNAGAIRLGSPQFLGTMAHEFFHMVQWANDPAEETWVNEGLAELSAEFCGTGASFVNAFLANPNTQLTSWASNPSAAAPNYGAAYLFMRYLAERFGRDTLADLVREPERGIAGVEAWLARRGGPTFDEVFKEWTVANLLNLRGHPRYGYEGLRQGVTPRLTLSQFGSERATVRQYAAQYVELRLPGDATIRFEGSTTVKLVSAEPRSGRSFWWSNRGDSINPTLTRAVDLRGARSATLEFAAWYDLERDWDFAYVMVSTDGGRTWDILPGRTAVTNPGSGFAFGPGWTGMSGGQRPEWVEERVDLTPYAGKQILLRFEVITDDAVNHEGFAIDDLRIPEIGWSDDAEDERDWQANGFVLLRGEAPQRFQVQLVRFGSETTVEDLPLDAHNRGEVTIRAAGGAVPRAVLIVSAVTPVTTHEAAFRVTAEPAR
- a CDS encoding purine-nucleoside phosphorylase codes for the protein MTAGARSTTDQYEQHVEQAAAKIRALGSPIPAVAIELGSGFSPLLDLLENARRCSYADLPGFPVPTVAGHAGTLALGLLSGFPVLLLAGRAHLYEGYRAAAIALPIRAAARAGVRAVILTNAAGGLADDLAVGDVVVVRDHLNFPGFAGHSPLVDSAGPRFVSLHDAYDAALIEAALAALREAGLRARTGVYAMVAGPSYETPAEIRFLRLAGADVVGMSTLPEVIAARQLGLRVCVLSLVTNISSEQNAVTHAEVVQVSEAALPRLAAVLAALARAAA